The proteins below come from a single Gimesia alba genomic window:
- a CDS encoding sigma 54-interacting transcriptional regulator, translated as MTRGTGRRTRLETRLNSLETPIFLVDASRTILFFNRGCENILEWSAEEILGQTCDYAIDTDADECESVCNLLCPPPEVFRGTRTEVPRYLLSHSGKTLPCVIRFSPLLDEQQQTKLVLGIIDRIEEPHTLPTASPSQQLHAELAALRLSLRNRFRFSTVIAKNDAMQRVLRQLELAIKTTQPVHFWGETGTGKEHLARVVHFESEQRRKIFIPLNCADLPPRELKQTVKKIFERDFEDSVPLEPGVIFLSQIESLTRDIQELILANYQSATHKDNVRLMTASSFSLTNLLDQELLLPDFFYLITTMELRIPPLRERREDLEVLAQHFLENENRYQQKQVSGFAPGVLSLFQDYFWPANLDELTMIIQAAFQATSEPLISRESLPLRLKTGIDARSLGPALSPTVKPLEETLRQVEAEQIMHALEISKNNRTDAARLLGLTRAKLYRRMDALNIRFDDELASRQNESKKV; from the coding sequence ATGACGCGAGGAACAGGCCGCCGCACTCGACTGGAAACCCGCTTAAATTCTCTTGAAACGCCGATCTTTCTGGTTGATGCGTCGCGAACCATTCTTTTTTTTAATCGTGGTTGTGAAAATATTCTAGAGTGGTCGGCTGAGGAAATTCTGGGCCAGACGTGTGATTATGCTATCGACACAGACGCCGATGAGTGCGAATCCGTTTGTAATTTATTATGCCCTCCTCCGGAAGTGTTTAGAGGAACCAGGACTGAAGTTCCCCGCTATCTGCTTTCGCATAGCGGAAAAACATTACCATGCGTGATACGTTTTAGCCCCTTGCTTGATGAGCAACAGCAGACAAAGCTGGTTCTGGGAATCATTGACAGAATTGAAGAGCCTCATACTTTACCAACGGCCTCTCCCTCTCAACAGTTACACGCTGAGCTTGCTGCACTGCGATTGTCCTTAAGAAACCGGTTTCGTTTTTCGACAGTTATCGCGAAAAATGATGCGATGCAGCGTGTCTTGCGTCAATTGGAGCTGGCAATCAAGACGACACAACCGGTCCATTTCTGGGGTGAGACAGGCACAGGAAAGGAGCACCTGGCAAGAGTGGTTCATTTCGAAAGTGAGCAACGAAGAAAAATATTTATTCCTCTGAATTGTGCCGATCTGCCACCTCGGGAACTAAAGCAAACAGTGAAAAAAATCTTTGAAAGAGATTTTGAAGATTCGGTGCCTCTTGAACCGGGGGTAATTTTTCTTTCGCAGATTGAATCTTTGACGCGTGATATTCAGGAGTTGATTTTAGCAAATTATCAATCGGCGACTCACAAAGACAACGTTCGATTAATGACGGCCAGTTCTTTTTCGTTAACAAATCTTTTAGATCAAGAACTGCTTCTGCCTGATTTTTTCTATCTGATCACGACAATGGAACTCAGAATTCCTCCTTTGCGCGAGAGAAGAGAAGATCTGGAAGTATTGGCTCAACATTTTCTGGAAAATGAAAATCGGTATCAGCAGAAACAGGTGAGTGGTTTCGCACCGGGTGTACTCTCTTTGTTTCAGGATTATTTCTGGCCTGCGAATCTGGACGAACTGACAATGATTATTCAGGCTGCGTTCCAGGCAACATCAGAGCCGTTGATTTCTCGGGAGTCGTTGCCCTTACGATTGAAGACAGGTATCGATGCGCGATCATTAGGACCGGCCTTGTCTCCCACTGTGAAGCCTCTGGAAGAAACGCTACGTCAGGTTGAGGCCGAGCAAATCATGCACGCCTTGGAGATTTCAAAAAACAATCGAACGGATGCAGCCAGACTCTTGGGATTGACCAGGGCAAAATTGTATCGACGAATGGACGCGCTCAATATTCGTTTCGATGACGAGCTTGCCTCAAGGCAAAACGAATCGAAAAAAGTTTGA
- a CDS encoding sugar kinase, whose product MRVVTFGEVMLRLAPQNHLRIRQSIPGSLESTFGGGELNVAVSIALQGGDSAFVTASPDNSITDCLIQEMGKTGVDASLIQRTSEGRFGIYFVETGANQRGGTVTYDREFSSIAVATPDLFDWDQVFEGATWFHITGITPAISESAAQLSLKALQEAQQRNVKVSCDLNFRKKLWNWKANTKPIDLARETMQTLVPYVDLVIANEEDADLSLGIRAPESDVEAGELNIEGYRSVAKQMIEQYPNVKQVAITLRESLSASHNNWGAMLYDQSQQQAVFAPCDAAGNYASYQIRNIIDRVGAGDSFAGALIYALNTPELAAQETAIRYAVAASCLKHSIQGDFNYSTRSEIEALMYGGGSGRVQR is encoded by the coding sequence GTGAGAGTTGTTACTTTTGGCGAAGTGATGTTGAGGCTAGCCCCTCAAAATCATCTTAGAATCAGGCAGTCAATTCCAGGTAGTCTGGAATCAACGTTTGGCGGGGGAGAATTAAATGTCGCCGTTTCAATTGCCCTTCAGGGAGGGGACTCAGCTTTCGTGACGGCATCGCCTGATAATTCGATCACAGACTGTCTCATTCAGGAAATGGGAAAGACTGGTGTTGATGCCAGTCTGATACAGCGGACTTCAGAGGGCCGATTTGGCATCTATTTTGTTGAAACAGGGGCCAACCAACGAGGAGGAACGGTAACTTACGATCGGGAATTCAGTTCGATTGCTGTCGCGACGCCTGATTTATTTGACTGGGATCAGGTGTTTGAAGGAGCGACCTGGTTTCATATTACTGGAATTACACCTGCCATCAGTGAGTCGGCAGCACAGTTATCATTAAAGGCGCTGCAGGAAGCGCAGCAGCGGAATGTGAAGGTTTCCTGTGATTTGAACTTTCGGAAAAAACTCTGGAACTGGAAAGCAAATACGAAACCGATAGATTTAGCCAGAGAGACGATGCAGACTCTCGTACCTTATGTCGATTTGGTAATTGCAAATGAAGAGGATGCGGATTTATCGCTGGGAATCAGAGCGCCTGAATCAGATGTCGAAGCAGGCGAGTTGAATATCGAGGGATATCGTTCCGTTGCAAAACAAATGATAGAGCAATATCCGAATGTCAAACAGGTTGCCATTACATTGCGTGAGAGTCTGTCTGCCAGTCATAATAACTGGGGAGCCATGTTGTATGATCAGAGTCAACAACAGGCTGTCTTTGCACCCTGTGATGCAGCAGGAAATTACGCCAGCTATCAGATTCGTAACATCATAGATCGGGTCGGCGCTGGTGATTCCTTTGCCGGGGCTTTAATTTATGCATTGAATACTCCCGAACTTGCTGCACAGGAAACAGCCATTCGATATGCGGTTGCTGCCAGTTGCTTAAAGCATAGTATTCAGGGAGATTTTAATTATTCAACCCGTTCAGAAATTGAAGCTTTAATGTATGGTGGTGGATCTGGTCGAGTGCAAAGATAA
- a CDS encoding proton-conducting transporter transmembrane domain-containing protein gives MFKDLYSLILSFELVCFLISMFALCCIRVKQKQTEALLLLKSSLPLTLILFTGAVLLSASVGSSDLGFIHRILERNKPEPGLVLKQSISALGIVLIVAGAVFRMGAIPLHFRLGESLKKLPYWLSTLSAMISVCAGAIFLILFINTIVVFNSSYTEQVLFFLAVIVLSATAGLLLIETELKMVLVLLVLQITGVFFAQLSAVCWKWRHESLGADSISILDVMRESAPEYLFSYLSILGLACLLDSMGGRRSEIRYPEQLQGLISDQRILGGVAIFFLLVLMGVPGFSAFQLKWQTMQALFEIHQGTSTETMAVVHAGYVGLSVLLAVSSAIVAFVCGKMIIQISCAKPLARYRAIPNKGMAFICYCCVIGLLMFSLGRIVSL, from the coding sequence ATGTTCAAAGATCTCTACTCTCTCATTCTCAGCTTTGAACTCGTTTGTTTTTTGATTTCGATGTTCGCACTTTGTTGTATTCGAGTCAAACAGAAACAGACAGAAGCGCTACTCCTTTTAAAATCGTCGTTGCCGCTGACGCTCATACTTTTTACCGGTGCTGTGCTCTTGTCTGCGTCTGTCGGGTCAAGTGACCTGGGATTCATTCATCGTATACTGGAACGGAATAAGCCAGAACCGGGGCTTGTCTTGAAGCAGTCTATTTCCGCTCTGGGCATTGTGCTGATTGTGGCTGGTGCCGTATTTCGAATGGGAGCGATTCCCCTTCATTTCAGACTCGGAGAATCTCTGAAAAAACTGCCGTATTGGCTGAGCACTTTGTCGGCAATGATTTCAGTTTGCGCCGGAGCAATTTTTTTGATTCTCTTCATCAATACCATAGTAGTATTCAATTCATCCTACACAGAACAGGTTTTGTTTTTTCTGGCTGTGATTGTACTTTCTGCGACAGCCGGTCTGTTGCTGATTGAGACAGAATTAAAGATGGTTCTGGTACTGTTAGTATTACAAATTACCGGAGTGTTCTTTGCACAGCTTTCGGCCGTCTGTTGGAAATGGCGTCATGAGTCTTTGGGGGCAGATTCGATTTCTATTTTAGATGTGATGAGAGAGAGCGCGCCGGAATACCTGTTTTCTTATTTATCTATTTTGGGCCTGGCCTGTCTGCTGGATAGCATGGGGGGACGACGATCAGAAATCAGATATCCGGAACAGCTACAGGGGCTGATCTCTGATCAACGAATATTAGGGGGCGTGGCGATTTTTTTCTTGCTGGTTCTGATGGGCGTTCCAGGTTTTTCTGCGTTTCAATTAAAGTGGCAGACAATGCAGGCGCTGTTTGAAATTCACCAGGGGACATCAACAGAAACGATGGCGGTTGTGCATGCAGGATATGTGGGACTATCTGTGCTGCTGGCAGTTTCGTCTGCAATCGTCGCTTTCGTTTGTGGAAAAATGATCATACAGATTAGCTGTGCCAAACCATTAGCTCGATACCGGGCCATTCCAAATAAAGGCATGGCGTTCATTTGCTACTGTTGCGTGATTGGCTTGTTGATGTTCAGTCTTGGACGAATCGTGAGTCTGTGA
- a CDS encoding zinc-dependent alcohol dehydrogenase family protein, with protein MRVIRFEQFGEPADVLKILEVEEPIAKAGEVLVRMQASPVNPSDLLNIRGGYSTRPTLPATPGFEGVGIVEASGGGLRGALFKGKRVIVLNRQTGNWAEKVAVSSRFVIPVSPKLSLEEAATFFVNPATAFILVKQLLRIQKNQWLLQTAAASAVGKMVIRLGNYYGFPTLNVVRRHEQADQLKQLGAKHVIVYNAEHDNERILIDQIRKTIGSSPLRYAIDPVGGKTASSIIKVLGERARLILYGSLENAPLDFLSRELIRSGASIEGFWLARQMEAMSLPGKLKLISTLTRLIRSGVLSTEISAMFPMDQIAEAVTEAERRGRSGKVLLSLEQNA; from the coding sequence ATGCGCGTGATTCGCTTTGAGCAATTTGGAGAGCCGGCTGATGTCCTCAAAATTCTTGAGGTAGAAGAACCCATTGCCAAAGCGGGGGAAGTTCTGGTTCGCATGCAGGCCAGTCCTGTGAATCCTTCTGATCTATTGAATATTCGTGGAGGTTATTCAACGCGGCCTACTCTTCCTGCGACGCCCGGCTTTGAAGGAGTGGGAATTGTTGAGGCCAGTGGCGGTGGCTTGCGCGGTGCATTATTCAAAGGAAAACGGGTGATCGTACTCAACCGCCAGACAGGGAACTGGGCAGAGAAAGTGGCTGTTTCCAGCCGGTTCGTGATTCCAGTTTCTCCAAAACTGTCCCTGGAGGAAGCAGCGACATTTTTTGTCAATCCTGCGACGGCTTTTATTCTGGTGAAGCAACTCCTACGAATTCAGAAAAATCAATGGCTGCTACAGACAGCAGCAGCTTCAGCTGTTGGTAAAATGGTCATCCGCCTGGGAAATTATTATGGTTTTCCCACCTTGAATGTGGTCAGACGCCATGAGCAGGCGGATCAGTTAAAACAGTTGGGAGCCAAACATGTGATTGTATATAACGCGGAACATGACAATGAGCGTATTTTGATTGACCAGATCCGAAAGACAATTGGCAGTTCCCCACTTCGGTATGCCATTGATCCGGTCGGAGGCAAGACAGCCTCTTCCATTATCAAAGTACTGGGCGAACGGGCACGGTTGATTCTGTATGGGTCTCTGGAGAATGCACCACTCGATTTTTTATCACGGGAACTAATTCGAAGTGGTGCAAGTATAGAAGGCTTTTGGCTGGCAAGACAGATGGAAGCAATGTCGCTGCCGGGAAAATTAAAACTGATTTCAACTTTGACGCGTTTGATTCGAAGCGGTGTCTTATCAACCGAAATCAGCGCAATGTTTCCAATGGATCAGATTGCAGAGGCCGTTACAGAGGCTGAGAGGAGAGGAAGATCTGGGAAAGTACTTTTGTCTCTGGAGCAGAATGCATAA
- a CDS encoding phosphoesterase: protein MMSDTEQQVEHVMVVPTLLFHEVGYFQGFNSEVEPYLKTLFDPNYISFRPRDTVEEDPSFKQLIPYCIFRHEGKIFYYTRGSKGGEQRLHSKRSIGIGGHISLEDDAKVGSTYREGMQREIDEEVAMDTKYTEECVGLINDDETEVGKVHLGIVHIFDLELPKVLPREESIIMTGFDSPEKLLQESDQFETWSQICLKGLFELS, encoded by the coding sequence ATGATGTCAGATACGGAACAACAAGTGGAACATGTGATGGTGGTGCCCACGCTTCTATTTCATGAAGTGGGTTATTTCCAAGGGTTTAACTCTGAGGTAGAACCCTATCTGAAGACGTTGTTTGATCCGAATTACATCAGTTTTCGACCTCGTGATACGGTAGAAGAAGATCCCAGCTTCAAACAGTTGATTCCCTATTGTATTTTTCGGCATGAAGGGAAGATCTTTTATTACACGCGTGGCTCTAAAGGGGGCGAGCAACGGCTGCACAGCAAGCGTTCGATCGGGATTGGCGGGCATATTTCTCTGGAAGATGATGCGAAAGTCGGTTCGACGTACCGGGAAGGAATGCAGCGCGAGATCGACGAGGAAGTTGCGATGGATACGAAGTATACAGAAGAGTGTGTCGGGCTGATTAATGACGACGAAACAGAGGTCGGAAAGGTCCACTTAGGAATAGTTCACATTTTTGACCTGGAGTTGCCCAAAGTTCTACCCCGTGAAGAGTCGATTATAATGACAGGGTTTGACTCACCGGAAAAACTGTTACAAGAGTCAGATCAGTTTGAAACATGGTCTCAAATTTGTCTGAAGGGATTATTTGAGCTATCTTAA